From a region of the uncultured Desulfatiglans sp. genome:
- a CDS encoding hypothetical protein (Evidence 5 : Unknown function) has protein sequence MADKSYDAVVIGGGHHGTTIAPYLAKAGLKVGVFERLDHLGGGAVSFDDSPAPGFRGNFCAHFTRYYGHPAYKEFNLRAEGLEYVFPDTNEAIIFDDGTSYVSYAAFPVVNPETGETKFSEENFKKTYEQIKRFSKADAEAYLDVTAKYRDYVRPAFHRQRYSVPTPWGVPDPVEELMSNPKSGVDPSMQFMTAKEVAHYFFESPELRILTLRGFLTSCGIYPDDVPGLAFLYATLHLVLGWETAAIAKGGTQSITDALVSAGKKMGVEYHINSEVAKVLIEDGKAKGIKLLDGTEIEAKQMVVSDNASPQLFLRLIGEDKLNTYQKRKVDTYFFDRAQLFWGPVGVHELPQYKAAKDNPDVNITPRTYWAPKDLGFMEDKYMHEIFLLGMPSKIFCLTAPDSIWDPTRAPEGKHSIHVEEFTAPARLFSRKEWRQLHDEFMDAMIEQWQKYAPNMTKDNFIGERVATPIDIQDTHLDMREGGWCEGNQGGSQSGRFRGLPGGYKTFVKNLYMCSSGVPGGAGIGRGSSYACYNVIADEHGLRKPTY, from the coding sequence ATGGCGGACAAATCGTACGATGCGGTGGTTATTGGCGGTGGACATCACGGGACGACCATTGCCCCCTATCTGGCCAAGGCCGGTCTGAAGGTCGGGGTCTTTGAACGTCTGGACCACCTCGGCGGCGGCGCGGTGTCGTTCGACGACTCCCCGGCACCTGGATTCCGGGGGAATTTCTGTGCGCATTTCACGCGCTATTACGGGCATCCCGCCTACAAGGAATTCAATCTTCGGGCGGAGGGTCTGGAGTACGTCTTTCCGGACACCAACGAGGCCATCATCTTCGACGACGGGACCTCGTATGTCAGCTACGCCGCGTTCCCGGTCGTGAACCCGGAAACCGGCGAGACGAAGTTCAGCGAAGAAAATTTCAAGAAGACCTATGAGCAGATCAAGCGGTTTTCCAAGGCCGACGCGGAGGCCTACCTGGATGTCACGGCGAAGTATCGGGATTACGTCCGCCCGGCGTTTCATCGGCAGCGCTACTCCGTGCCGACCCCCTGGGGGGTGCCGGACCCGGTGGAGGAGCTGATGTCCAACCCGAAGAGCGGGGTCGACCCCTCCATGCAGTTCATGACGGCCAAAGAGGTCGCCCACTACTTCTTCGAGAGCCCTGAGCTGCGGATCCTGACCCTGAGGGGCTTCCTGACCTCCTGCGGCATCTATCCGGATGACGTGCCCGGTCTGGCCTTCCTGTACGCCACGCTGCACCTCGTGCTCGGCTGGGAGACGGCGGCCATCGCCAAGGGCGGCACCCAGTCCATCACCGATGCGCTGGTTTCGGCCGGCAAGAAGATGGGGGTCGAGTACCACATCAACTCCGAGGTGGCCAAGGTCCTCATCGAGGATGGCAAGGCCAAGGGGATCAAGCTCCTGGACGGGACGGAGATCGAGGCCAAGCAGATGGTGGTCTCGGACAATGCCAGCCCGCAGCTCTTCCTGCGCCTCATCGGCGAGGACAAACTCAACACGTATCAGAAGCGCAAGGTCGACACCTATTTCTTCGACCGCGCCCAGCTGTTCTGGGGACCCGTGGGGGTGCACGAACTGCCGCAGTACAAGGCCGCGAAGGACAACCCGGATGTGAACATCACGCCGCGGACCTACTGGGCCCCGAAAGACCTCGGGTTCATGGAAGACAAGTATATGCACGAGATCTTCCTCCTGGGCATGCCGTCCAAGATCTTCTGCCTGACGGCGCCGGACAGCATCTGGGATCCGACGCGCGCGCCGGAAGGAAAGCACAGCATCCACGTGGAGGAGTTCACCGCCCCCGCCCGCCTCTTCTCGCGGAAGGAATGGCGCCAGCTCCACGACGAGTTCATGGATGCGATGATCGAGCAATGGCAGAAGTACGCCCCCAACATGACCAAGGACAACTTCATCGGGGAGCGTGTGGCCACGCCGATCGACATCCAGGACACGCACCTCGATATGCGTGAGGGCGGCTGGTGCGAAGGCAACCAGGGCGGCAGCCAGAGCGGCCGCTTCAGAGGACTGCCGGGCGGATACAAGACCTTCGTGAAGAACCTGTACATGTGCTCCTCGGGCGTTCCCGGGGGCGCCGGGATCGGGCGCGGTTCGAGCTACGCCTGCTACAACGTGATCGCGGACGAGCACGGACTCCGTAAACCGACGTATTGA
- a CDS encoding conserved hypothetical protein (Evidence 4 : Unknown function but conserved in other organisms), producing MKEMRIIVCAKQIPDPEAPLSDVRVDAENKEVIVDAPQVISPFDENALEAALRITEDLGGTITVLSLGKKVSDTVLRKALAAGADELILLQDDAFDKLDSYSVAQALADAIRKIGDYDLILTGRQAGDWDSGQVGLLLGEILGIPSISLAREISVEEGSVVVKKSTPEGYERVKAALPALVTVSNEVGELRYISRTRMLKMLKGAGSIPSWSTQELGTPSDALNKMCIVELSSPPDMRRNCQFLEGATPDEVAGKLAAVLKSLQ from the coding sequence ATGAAAGAGATGCGAATCATCGTCTGCGCGAAGCAGATACCCGATCCCGAAGCGCCCCTGTCGGATGTGCGGGTGGATGCGGAGAACAAGGAAGTGATCGTCGATGCGCCCCAGGTGATCAGCCCGTTCGACGAGAACGCGCTGGAGGCGGCCCTGCGGATCACGGAGGACCTGGGCGGGACCATCACCGTCCTGAGCCTCGGGAAGAAGGTGTCGGACACGGTGCTGCGCAAGGCCCTGGCGGCCGGCGCCGACGAACTGATCCTGCTCCAGGACGACGCCTTCGACAAGCTCGACAGTTATTCCGTGGCCCAGGCGCTGGCCGATGCGATCCGGAAGATCGGGGACTACGACCTGATCCTGACCGGGCGCCAGGCCGGGGACTGGGATTCGGGGCAGGTGGGCCTGCTGCTGGGGGAGATCCTGGGGATTCCGAGCATCAGCCTCGCCCGTGAGATCAGCGTTGAAGAGGGCAGCGTGGTGGTCAAGAAGAGCACGCCCGAGGGCTACGAACGGGTGAAGGCCGCCCTGCCTGCCCTCGTCACCGTCAGCAACGAGGTGGGCGAACTCCGGTACATCTCGAGGACGCGGATGCTGAAGATGCTCAAGGGCGCGGGTTCCATCCCGTCCTGGAGCACCCAGGAGCTGGGAACGCCGTCGGACGCCCTCAACAAGATGTGCATTGTCGAACTGTCTTCACCGCCGGATATGCGAAGAAACTGCCAGTTTCTGGAAGGGGCGACCCCGGATGAGGTGGCGGGCAAACTGGCGGCTGTCCTCAAATCTCTGCAATAA
- a CDS encoding conserved hypothetical protein (Evidence 4 : Unknown function but conserved in other organisms) — MGDVLILGDMKEGSLDTRTLELVGVGRRLAKERGGDLCVLLLGDEPGGGAAEAASYGPAKVYSVAHPLLKGFQPEFWLKALEQVCAQVKPGVFLMSHSYKGMELGPRLACRLGARLTTDCIDLAVDPQDGLLLRTKPVSGGNAISVFKCPGDPQMATVRGKVFEPAAAGEAKGEIAEIAVELDVSMARVASLEVVKEEIVALDKADVVVAGGAGLGEEDGFEVLEDLRKALSKSFGNVMIGCSRVAVDKGWISSDHQVGLTGTMISPDIYVAVGISGAIQHLVGMVHSKKIIAINTDAGCNMFKVADYGVVEDFDKIIPALVEKLEGL; from the coding sequence ATGGGTGATGTCCTGATTCTGGGAGACATGAAAGAGGGTTCACTGGACACACGGACCCTGGAACTGGTGGGGGTCGGCCGGCGGCTGGCCAAGGAGCGGGGCGGAGATCTCTGCGTACTCCTTCTAGGGGATGAGCCGGGTGGAGGCGCTGCTGAGGCGGCTTCCTACGGTCCGGCGAAGGTTTACAGCGTGGCGCACCCGCTGCTGAAAGGTTTTCAGCCGGAGTTCTGGCTGAAGGCCCTGGAGCAGGTCTGCGCACAGGTCAAGCCCGGGGTCTTCCTGATGAGCCACTCCTACAAGGGGATGGAACTCGGGCCGCGGCTCGCCTGCCGCCTGGGCGCGCGGCTGACGACGGACTGCATCGACCTGGCCGTCGATCCGCAGGACGGGCTGCTGCTGCGGACCAAGCCGGTCTCGGGCGGAAATGCCATATCGGTCTTCAAGTGCCCCGGCGATCCGCAGATGGCGACGGTGCGGGGAAAGGTGTTCGAACCGGCCGCGGCGGGCGAGGCCAAAGGCGAGATCGCCGAGATAGCGGTGGAGCTCGACGTCTCCATGGCCAGGGTCGCCTCCCTCGAGGTGGTCAAGGAGGAGATTGTCGCCCTCGACAAGGCGGACGTGGTCGTGGCCGGGGGCGCAGGCCTGGGCGAAGAGGACGGGTTCGAGGTTCTCGAGGATCTGCGCAAGGCCCTGAGCAAGTCCTTCGGCAACGTGATGATCGGCTGCAGCCGGGTGGCGGTGGACAAGGGGTGGATCTCCTCGGATCACCAGGTGGGTCTGACCGGGACGATGATCTCTCCGGACATCTACGTGGCGGTGGGGATCTCGGGGGCGATCCAGCACCTGGTCGGCATGGTGCACTCGAAGAAGATCATCGCGATCAACACGGATGCCGGCTGCAACATGTTCAAGGTGGCCGACTACGGCGTGGTCGAGGATTTCGATAAGATCATTCCTGCGCTGGTCGAGAAACTGGAGGGACTGTGA
- a CDS encoding putative Fe-S oxidoreductase (Evidence 3 : Putative function from multiple computational evidences), with translation MTPQRMMFWQIDLVWLFYLLAALATALFLAGMAAHVLVWKKNAGSLKIPFSKEALKRMVLDSFLGRRILHGEPAAGLMHLFIFWGFLSLFIGTTVLAVHHYLVAFLTGTTYLIFSVAMEIAGLMLLAGLLWALVRRYMQRVPRLERRLEDAVVPLWLLVVGLSGFLLEGLRLSYEQPVWGGWSFAGGWAGALFSASASEAAYPAVWWGHTLLSLSLIAVIPFTKLFHVLGAPAAVYFEGIEKPAALDIEEAGQFDLGDTVFFDACMRCGRCVAVCPSAGAKEPFAPRDFIQAMRRSLWQTHSSFGDVRFLSRGEESDVDKNFWYCTTCRACLEVCPIYGASFEAVTRKRVLAVEEGTQVPKLLNQTLEKLAKYDNPWESSKGQRDAWAKDLNPPDLTKRGVEADLCYFVGCTTSFDDTARGIARSLTKILQTTGASFGILGKKEPCCGDIARRVGELGLFQEQQEKCLELFDRYGITEVVTSSPHCFHTFRNEYPDAPFRARHYTLLLREMLEQGQLRFREQQKTTVTYHDPCYLGRYNRIFDEPREVIRAIPGLNLVEMAHHREDSLCCGGGGGRMWQDLTGEVKMSEIRIREAEATGAKILVTACPLCRIMLEDARKAAGLNEKLQVMDLNELVLQALEGVDAEAPGA, from the coding sequence ATGACACCGCAGCGGATGATGTTCTGGCAGATCGACCTGGTCTGGCTGTTTTACCTCCTGGCGGCGCTGGCAACGGCCCTTTTCCTGGCAGGGATGGCAGCCCATGTGCTCGTCTGGAAGAAGAACGCCGGGTCGCTGAAGATCCCCTTCTCCAAAGAGGCGCTCAAGCGGATGGTCCTGGACAGCTTTCTGGGGCGGCGCATCCTGCATGGGGAGCCGGCCGCCGGCCTTATGCATCTTTTTATCTTCTGGGGTTTTCTCTCCCTTTTTATCGGCACCACGGTGCTCGCCGTACACCATTATCTCGTGGCCTTTCTGACGGGTACGACCTATCTGATTTTCTCGGTGGCGATGGAGATCGCGGGTCTCATGCTGCTGGCCGGGCTCCTCTGGGCGCTCGTCCGCCGCTATATGCAGCGGGTTCCGCGGCTCGAACGTCGGCTGGAGGATGCCGTCGTGCCCTTGTGGCTCCTGGTGGTGGGTCTTTCCGGATTCCTGCTGGAGGGGCTGCGTCTCTCCTACGAGCAGCCGGTCTGGGGGGGATGGTCCTTCGCGGGCGGGTGGGCAGGGGCGCTCTTTTCGGCGTCGGCCTCCGAAGCCGCCTATCCGGCGGTCTGGTGGGGCCATACGCTCCTGAGCCTCTCCCTCATCGCGGTGATCCCCTTCACGAAGCTCTTCCACGTCCTCGGCGCACCGGCGGCCGTCTACTTCGAAGGGATCGAGAAACCGGCCGCCCTGGATATCGAGGAGGCCGGCCAGTTCGATCTCGGGGACACGGTCTTCTTCGACGCCTGCATGCGATGCGGCCGGTGCGTCGCGGTTTGTCCCTCAGCGGGCGCCAAGGAACCTTTTGCCCCCCGCGATTTCATCCAGGCCATGCGGCGTTCCCTGTGGCAGACCCATTCCTCCTTCGGGGATGTCCGCTTCCTGAGCCGCGGGGAGGAGAGCGATGTCGACAAGAACTTCTGGTACTGCACCACCTGCCGCGCCTGTCTGGAGGTCTGTCCGATCTATGGGGCCTCCTTCGAGGCGGTGACGAGAAAGCGGGTGCTCGCCGTGGAGGAGGGCACGCAGGTGCCGAAGCTCCTGAACCAGACCCTCGAGAAGCTGGCGAAATACGACAATCCTTGGGAGTCTTCCAAGGGCCAGCGCGACGCCTGGGCGAAGGATCTCAACCCGCCTGATCTCACGAAAAGGGGGGTGGAGGCGGACCTGTGCTACTTTGTGGGGTGCACCACCTCCTTTGACGACACGGCCCGCGGGATCGCCCGCTCGTTGACGAAGATCCTCCAGACTACGGGGGCCTCCTTCGGCATCCTGGGCAAGAAGGAGCCCTGCTGCGGGGACATCGCCCGGCGCGTGGGCGAGTTGGGACTGTTCCAGGAGCAGCAGGAAAAGTGCCTCGAACTCTTCGACCGCTACGGCATCACCGAGGTCGTCACCTCTTCGCCCCACTGTTTTCACACCTTCCGCAACGAGTACCCCGACGCCCCCTTCAGGGCCCGGCACTATACCCTTCTGCTGCGAGAGATGCTGGAGCAGGGACAGCTCCGGTTCCGGGAGCAGCAGAAGACGACGGTCACCTACCACGACCCCTGCTATCTGGGCCGATACAACCGCATCTTCGATGAACCGCGCGAGGTGATCCGGGCGATCCCCGGACTCAACCTGGTGGAGATGGCGCACCACCGCGAAGACAGTTTGTGCTGCGGCGGCGGCGGTGGACGGATGTGGCAGGATCTGACCGGGGAGGTCAAGATGAGCGAGATCCGGATCAGGGAGGCCGAGGCCACCGGGGCGAAGATCCTGGTGACGGCGTGTCCGCTGTGCCGGATCATGTTGGAAGATGCCCGCAAGGCGGCGGGGCTGAACGAGAAGCTCCAGGTCATGGACCTGAACGAGCTAGTGCTGCAGGCATTGGAAGGGGTCGATGCCGAAGCGCCCGGCGCCTGA
- a CDS encoding putative HTH-type transcriptional activator CmpR (Evidence 3 : Putative function from multiple computational evidences), whose product MRVNLNQLRAFFLATREKSITKAAESLYVTQPAVTMQIKALEEDLDLKLFTRYGKALELTETGRVLFGYAERIFEIVEEMEYVLKGRAELSQGSLVIGTTRSFARHLMPQILSRFQERYPDIKVYLKEASSTSIAEGIIAHEFNVGIIARIPFRSRLSVVPYSKEEFCLVVPTTHRFARMQTVHMSDLATEPIIIREEGSGSRYAILSFLDAYGIKPSVLLEAESLEFIKQYVIQGRGVTIMYKPDIRLETQLGLLKPINLAEGPIQVQTDMIFAKGIELNPATKAFLSLFEG is encoded by the coding sequence ATGCGCGTCAATCTGAATCAGCTCCGGGCCTTTTTCCTTGCCACCCGTGAAAAGAGCATCACCAAGGCGGCCGAGTCCCTTTACGTGACCCAGCCGGCGGTGACCATGCAGATCAAGGCCCTCGAGGAAGACCTGGATCTGAAGCTCTTCACCCGCTACGGCAAGGCGCTCGAACTGACCGAGACCGGGCGGGTCCTTTTCGGCTACGCCGAGCGCATCTTCGAGATCGTGGAAGAAATGGAGTATGTCCTCAAGGGCCGCGCCGAACTCTCCCAGGGGTCGCTCGTCATCGGCACGACCCGGAGTTTTGCCAGGCACCTCATGCCCCAGATCCTGTCCCGTTTCCAGGAACGGTATCCGGACATCAAGGTCTATCTGAAGGAAGCCAGTTCCACCAGCATTGCGGAGGGCATCATCGCCCACGAATTCAACGTCGGGATCATCGCCCGAATCCCGTTCCGGAGCAGACTGAGCGTCGTGCCTTACTCCAAGGAGGAATTCTGCCTGGTGGTCCCCACGACTCATCGCTTCGCCAGGATGCAGACGGTGCACATGAGCGACCTCGCCACGGAGCCCATCATCATCCGCGAGGAAGGGTCGGGCTCGCGCTACGCCATCCTTTCGTTCCTCGACGCCTACGGCATCAAACCCTCGGTGCTGCTCGAGGCGGAAAGTCTCGAGTTCATCAAACAGTATGTCATTCAGGGACGGGGGGTCACCATCATGTACAAACCCGACATCCGCCTGGAAACCCAGCTGGGGCTTCTCAAGCCCATCAATCTGGCCGAGGGTCCCATCCAGGTCCAGACGGACATGATCTTCGCCAAGGGAATCGAGCTCAATCCAGCCACCAAGGCCTTTCTCAGCTTGTTTGAGGGATGA
- a CDS encoding hypothetical protein (Evidence 5 : Unknown function), translated as MTILFSQYWDVNPGEYDEYSKFISETFNPGLEKLGIRMLGGFYVAVGAGPRIVAAAAVENDIGLLAAFSSREYRIMATQLQRYVYNYGNRVWIPTGMFRDQTFNIQTGAWKFNQYYDIVPGQEDAHNRFVSEEAIPMMKDMGVPVTHGWRLAIGAGPRILAECTARSLADIAKAIDSAQYRRLSRTLKKLYAVNFSSRILAPTGRVEVPYLIAEMMKGF; from the coding sequence ATGACGATCCTCTTCAGCCAATACTGGGATGTAAATCCCGGCGAATATGATGAATACTCGAAGTTCATCTCGGAAACCTTCAACCCCGGACTTGAAAAGCTCGGAATCCGGATGCTCGGCGGGTTTTATGTGGCCGTCGGCGCAGGACCCCGGATCGTCGCGGCCGCCGCCGTAGAAAACGACATCGGGCTTCTCGCCGCCTTCTCGTCGCGGGAATACCGGATCATGGCGACGCAGCTGCAGCGCTACGTTTACAACTACGGGAACCGCGTCTGGATCCCCACGGGGATGTTCCGCGACCAGACCTTCAACATCCAGACGGGCGCCTGGAAATTCAATCAGTACTATGACATCGTCCCGGGGCAGGAAGACGCGCACAACCGCTTCGTGTCGGAAGAGGCCATCCCCATGATGAAAGACATGGGGGTGCCCGTCACCCACGGCTGGCGGCTCGCCATCGGCGCCGGCCCCCGGATCCTGGCGGAATGCACGGCCCGGAGCCTGGCGGACATCGCCAAGGCCATCGATTCAGCCCAATACCGCAGACTTTCCAGGACCCTCAAAAAGCTATACGCCGTCAACTTCAGCAGCCGGATCCTGGCGCCCACGGGCCGGGTGGAAGTTCCCTATCTGATTGCGGAAATGATGAAGGGATTTTGA
- a CDS encoding hypothetical protein (Evidence 5 : Unknown function), whose translation MRSNGIGVQGDFHPEMVFLADLGVDLHVCLCGDLQVASAQTLDCVDIGQTGTRREAVGLSTRSV comes from the coding sequence TTGAGGTCAAACGGCATCGGGGTCCAAGGAGATTTCCATCCGGAAATGGTCTTTTTGGCCGATCTCGGCGTCGATCTGCACGTTTGCTTGTGCGGCGATCTGCAGGTCGCCTCCGCGCAAACGCTTGATTGCGTTGATATTGGCCAAACCGGGACCCGTCGCGAAGCGGTGGGACTGAGCACGCGCAGCGTGTAA
- the BisC gene encoding Anaerobic dehydrogenases: protein MQEKLEVPTLCRMCDHGCGILVSVENGKPVHIRGNPDHPFNKGWMCIKGKSALDLFYAANRLKTPLIRRGGRLLSASWDEALGHAAERLQRLKERWGPQALGIYYGEGVGHQEIRYYMKRFANVYGTPNFMSVGAICNAARTFGEVLTLGGLTKPDIANARLVVLWGANPLVSHEPVPPKVIRRLGKSGARLVVIDPRTTETAARADLHLKIRPGTDAVLIAGMLHVILREGLWDRGFTGEWVSGFERLQAEVSKPRYAPEAGVALTGIEPEAVRVLAREYARTKPACIFTGNGLEHHPSGVAKTRLLAVLKAVTGNLDVPGGELFTPRPPIKDITSPLPPPEAPAIGARRFPIFCRARGEAHALSLPRAILDEDPYPIKGLTVTGGNPSLQWPDSRRTREAFEKLEFLMVVDVVDAPDSRLADVVLPACTFLERDEHRSNVYLNLPYVTLRQAVVEPLYGLPDQMIWVKLAHAMGYQEYFPWKSCIEGIDELLSPMGKTYAEIAADGGIYAYDRRIYRRYEREGFGTPSGKVEIYPKRLEEAGFDPSPVPSLEAERMRAAEADQNDPFPLMLATGGNLLPYTHWQFRYIPRLRKTVPDPFLEIHPETAGLLGVRDGELVEVRTETDVIVVPAMITGAIRPGVVHLAQGWETSNANRLTSNEDADPVSGFPNLKSVRCRVVKRTSSS, encoded by the coding sequence ATGCAGGAGAAACTGGAGGTCCCCACCCTTTGCAGGATGTGCGACCATGGCTGCGGCATCCTGGTGAGCGTCGAAAACGGAAAGCCGGTCCACATCCGCGGCAACCCCGACCACCCGTTCAACAAAGGCTGGATGTGCATCAAGGGGAAATCCGCCCTTGATCTGTTCTACGCGGCGAATCGCTTGAAGACGCCCCTGATCCGCAGGGGCGGGCGGCTCCTTTCCGCCTCGTGGGATGAGGCGCTGGGCCATGCCGCGGAGCGGCTGCAGCGGCTGAAGGAGCGATGGGGCCCCCAGGCGCTCGGCATCTACTACGGCGAGGGGGTCGGGCATCAGGAAATCCGCTACTACATGAAACGGTTCGCCAACGTCTACGGCACGCCCAATTTCATGAGCGTCGGGGCCATCTGCAACGCCGCCCGCACCTTCGGGGAGGTCCTGACGCTTGGCGGCCTGACGAAGCCGGACATCGCCAACGCCCGGCTGGTGGTCTTGTGGGGGGCCAATCCGCTGGTCTCCCACGAGCCGGTCCCCCCAAAGGTGATCCGTCGGCTCGGAAAGTCGGGCGCCCGCCTGGTGGTCATCGACCCGCGCACGACCGAGACGGCGGCCAGGGCCGACCTGCACTTGAAGATCCGCCCCGGAACGGATGCGGTCCTGATCGCCGGGATGCTGCATGTGATCCTGCGCGAGGGATTGTGGGATCGGGGCTTCACCGGCGAGTGGGTGTCAGGGTTCGAGAGGCTGCAGGCGGAGGTTTCGAAGCCGCGCTACGCACCGGAGGCGGGGGTGGCGCTGACCGGCATCGAGCCGGAGGCGGTGAGGGTGCTCGCGCGCGAATACGCCCGGACGAAGCCCGCGTGCATCTTCACCGGGAACGGGCTGGAGCATCATCCTTCGGGCGTTGCCAAGACACGGCTCCTGGCGGTCCTCAAGGCCGTCACCGGGAACCTCGATGTCCCGGGGGGGGAGCTTTTCACCCCGAGGCCGCCGATCAAGGACATCACCTCGCCCCTGCCGCCGCCTGAAGCCCCGGCGATCGGCGCCCGGCGCTTCCCGATCTTCTGCCGCGCCCGCGGAGAAGCACACGCCCTCTCCCTGCCCCGCGCCATCCTGGACGAAGACCCCTACCCCATCAAAGGATTGACGGTGACCGGCGGTAACCCGAGCCTTCAGTGGCCCGACAGCCGCCGCACCCGGGAGGCCTTCGAAAAGCTGGAATTCCTGATGGTGGTCGATGTGGTGGACGCCCCTGACAGCCGCCTGGCGGATGTGGTGCTCCCGGCCTGTACGTTCCTCGAGCGGGACGAACATCGGAGCAACGTCTACCTGAACCTGCCGTATGTGACCCTGAGGCAGGCCGTCGTGGAGCCCCTCTACGGTCTTCCCGACCAGATGATCTGGGTGAAGCTGGCCCACGCCATGGGTTACCAGGAATACTTTCCGTGGAAAAGCTGTATCGAGGGGATCGATGAACTGTTGAGCCCCATGGGAAAGACCTATGCGGAGATCGCGGCCGACGGGGGCATCTACGCCTATGACCGAAGGATCTACCGACGGTATGAACGGGAGGGGTTCGGCACGCCTTCCGGCAAGGTGGAGATCTATCCGAAGCGTCTCGAGGAGGCCGGGTTCGATCCTTCTCCTGTTCCTTCTCTCGAGGCTGAACGAATGCGGGCGGCGGAAGCGGATCAGAACGATCCCTTCCCCTTGATGTTGGCGACGGGGGGCAATCTCCTGCCGTATACGCACTGGCAGTTCCGGTATATCCCCAGGCTTCGGAAAACAGTGCCCGATCCATTCCTGGAGATCCATCCCGAGACGGCCGGTCTGCTGGGGGTCCGGGACGGAGAACTGGTGGAGGTGCGCACGGAGACAGACGTCATTGTGGTCCCGGCGATGATCACCGGCGCCATCCGCCCGGGGGTGGTGCATCTGGCCCAGGGGTGGGAGACGAGCAACGCCAACCGCCTGACCTCCAACGAGGATGCCGATCCTGTCTCGGGGTTCCCGAACCTCAAGTCCGTGAGGTGCCGGGTCGTGAAGCGCACCTCGTCATCTTGA